A part of Pristiophorus japonicus isolate sPriJap1 unplaced genomic scaffold, sPriJap1.hap1 HAP1_SCAFFOLD_61, whole genome shotgun sequence genomic DNA contains:
- the LOC139255446 gene encoding probable G-protein coupled receptor 139, producing the protein MVRPTILQFRDIYYPFLATFGVPANLLTIVILLRGNCGLSKSVSVYMGAMVTADLLVMIFNVVMHHICAYHFPHSFLSYTAVCKFIIYINSTSLNMSVWYTVLFTVDRFVSICCQKFKTKYCKVRKAAAVITTASVLIYFQSLPFLVAYKFERIIHNIHWGCLPRIDFFTSPAGVGFSWLQSALARWIPFALILLFNCLTVRRILVASRARSRLRGHSSENQSDPEMENRRKSIILLFSVSGSLMVLWLTAMVSFLTTGLTNTAHYRGDYTAPAYIATETGYMLMYLSSCTNTCIYAVTQTKFRDELKKVVKSPCTLILILVKK; encoded by the exons ATGGTACGGCCAACAATTCTGCAGTTTAGGGACATTTACTATCCTTTCCTCGCaacattcggtgttcccg CGAACCTACTGACAATCGTGATCCTCTTacgaggaaactgcggcctttccaaatcTGTCTCTGTCTACATGGGGGCCATGGtaacagcagatctactggtcatgatcttCAATGTAGTAATGCATCACATTTGTGCATATCACTTTCCACATTCCTTCCTTTCCTACACCGCCGTTTGTAAATTTATTATTTACATCAATTCTACCAGCCTGAATATGTCGGTGTGGTATACAGTCTTGTTCACAGTTGACCGATTTGTATCTATATGTTGTCAAAAGTTTAAAACGAAGTATTGCAAAGTGAGAAAAGCAGCCGCGGTTATAACAACGGCCTCTGTCCTGATCTATTTTCAGAGCCTTCCATTTTTGGTTGCGTATAAATTTGAACGAATAATTCACAATATTCATTGGGGATGTCTCCCCAGAATTGACTTCTTTACTTCGCCTGCAGGCGTCGGATTCTCATGGCTGCAAAGTGCATTAGCGCGATGGATTCCGTTTGCACTGATATTGCTGTTTAATTGTTTGAcagtcagacgtattttagtggccagtagagCCCGCAGTAGACTCCGGGGTCACAGTAGTGAGAATCAGAGTGATCCCGAGATGGAGAACCGCAGAAAATCTATTATTTTATTGTTCAGTGTATCGGGCAGTTTGATGGTGTTGTGGCTAACAGCTATGGTTAGTTTTTTAACGACCGGATTGACAAATACCGCGCATTACCGTGGtgattatacagctcctgcctacatcgccacagaaaccggatatatgctcatgtatttgagttcatgtacaaacacgtgtatctatGCAGTTACTCAAACTAAATTCAGGGACGAGCTGAAAAAGGTGGTGAAATCTCCTTGTACATTGATTCTGATACTGGTTAAAAAATAA